Part of the Kitasatospora sp. NBC_01266 genome, CCGACGACCTGCTGCGGGCCGCCGAGTTGACCCAGCGCACCCACCAACTCAACACCACCGGGCTGACCTTCTCGGTCGAGGAGCTGTCGGCGCTGCGCACCGACCCCTCGCAGGAACTGCTGGTCGCCAGGCTGACCGACCGGTTCGGCGACCTGGGGACCATCGGACTCGTGCTGCTGGGCCGGCAGGGCGGCGAGTCGCGGATCCGGCTCTTCCTGATGTCCTGCCGGGTGATGGGCCGCAACATCGGCGGCGCGATCCTCACCCACCTGGCCCGGTCGGCCGATGCCCGCGGCGAGCCGCTCACCGCGGACTTCCTGCCCACCGAGGTGAACCGCCCGATGTACCTGGTCTACCGGCTGGCCGGCTTCCAGGAGACGACCGAGGGTGCCGACCCCGTCCGCCGGCTGCGCCTGGCCCCCGGCACCGGCCGCGACTACCCGGACTACCTCCAGCTCGACCTCGCCCAACTCGCCTGACCGCTGAGCAGTTTCCCCCTTACCTGCCACATCTCGACGAACGGAGTACCACCATGCAGGCCTTCACCGACCGCTGGGTCGACGGGTTCAGCCAGCTCTACGACAACGACGACCTCGCCAAGATCTCCTGGGTCACCACCTCGGTCAGCCCGGCGCTGCAGGAGCTCGTCATCAACGGCACCCTCGCGCCCGGCTCCCGCGTGGTGGACCTCGCCTGCGGGCCGGGCGTGCACGCCATCTTCCTGGCCAAGCACGGCATGCGGGTGACCGGGATCGACCGCTCCACCACCGCGCTGGCCAAGGCCCGCGAACTGGCCGGCTTCTACGCCGCCGAGGTCGACTTCCTCGAGGGCGACATCCTCGACACACCGCTGCCGGACGGCTGCGCCGACGTCGTGCACGACTCCTTCGTCTTCCACAACGTCCGCCCCGAGGCCCGCGAGGCCTACCTGGACGAGGCCGCGCGGCTGCTGGCGCCCGGTGGACTGATGGTCATCGTCGGCTTCTCCGACCGGATGTCCCCCGGCTCCGGCCCGATCCGGCTGACCTCCGACGACCTGCTCGAGCACGCCCTGCCCCGGTTCCGCGTCGAGGAGCTGCGCCGGTTCCGCAACCTGCCCACCGCGAAGCGCCCCGACCAGTGGCACTGGCTGGCCGTGCTCCGCCGCCGCTGACCCCAGCACCGCCGCCCGCCCCCGCCCGCACCGCTCTCTCTGATCAGGACTCCCCCATGGTGAACTCGATGGCGAACTCGTTGATGCGCTTCAAGGACCGGACGGTCCTGGTGACGGGCGGTGGGCGCGGCATCGGCCGGGCCGTCGCGCTCGCCTTCGCCGAAGAGGGCGCCCGGGTGGCGGTGCTGAGCCGCACCACCGACCAGGTCGACGCGGTGGCCGACGAGCTGCGCCAGACCGGCTCCGACGCGCTCGCCGTCACCTGTGACGTCGCCGACCCCGACGCCGTGCACCGCGCCGTCGGCGAGGTGGAGCGCGGGTTCGGCGCGATCGACGTCCTGGTCAACGCCGCCGGCATCTTCGCCATGGGCCCGACCGAGGACTTCCCCACCGCCTCCTCCCGCGCCCTGTTCGACACCAACGTGCTGGGCACGTTGGAGATGTGTCGGGCCGTCAGCACCGGCATGCTCCGCCGCGGCGAGGGCCGCATCATCAACTTCGCCTCGCTGCTCTCCTTCACCGCCTTCCCCGGCCGGGCCGGCTACGCGGCGAGCAAGGGCGCGGTCCTCCAACTGACCCGCTCGCTGGGCATCGAGTGGGCCGCCCAGGGCATCCGCGTCAACGCCGTGGCCCCCGGCATGATCAAGATCGAGACCCCGCACCCCGCCGTCCAGGCCGGCACCCTCGACGAGGACGCCATCGTCCGCCGCATCCCCGCGGGCCGCCGCGGCCGTCCCGCCGACATCACCGGCCCGGTCCGCTTCCTGGCCTCCGCCGAGGCCGAGTACATCACCGGCCAGACCCTGGTGGTCGACGGCGGCTGGCTGAGCTACGGCTACCTGTAGCGCCGCCCGCGGCACCCGGACTCGCGTGCTGTCGGGTCCGGGTGCCGCGCGGGAACCAGGGGTTCCCGGGCCACAGGTGTGGGCCCAACGGGCCAAGACCACCTGAGCACCCGCGGCCCCGACCACCGCGATAAACCATCTGGGCTAACCCGAGTGGCCCAGCACCCGCGTCTCTCGGAGCATCGCACGTATGGACGTGTACGAAATGCGCGCCGAACACGAGGCCGGGGACCCCAAGGCCAGAATCCTGCACTGGCACATGGTCAGGGACCACAGCAGCCAGGCCATGTGCGGTCGCGAGATCACCCCCGATGCCGCAGCGCAGTCCCCGGACGCCTGGGGATCGCCGGCCGCGCAGCCCTTCTGCCACTCCTGCGGGGCCGCCTACCTGCGGCAGGTACCGCAGACCACCGGCCGGCCGCCGTGACAGGCCTGAGCGCACCGCTCCGCGCAGGTCGCCACCACGCAGGTGATCGACCGGTTCGGCCCCCAGCACGCGACGAGCCCCCGCCACGAGGCGGGGGCTCGTTCCGTGTGCCGCCGGTCCAGCCGGCTGCCCTGCCCGCGCCTCACCCCACCGGGGCCGCCGCCATCTGCCGGCGCAGGCTGAGCGGCCGCATGTCCGTCCAGACGCGGTCGATGTGGTCCAGGCACGCCTGGCGCGGGCCCCTGGTGCCCTCCTGGCGCCAGCCGGCGGGCAATTCGCGGTCGGCGCGCCAGATGGAGTACTGCTCCTCGTCGTTGAGGACGACGAGGTGCTCGGGTTCCTGAACGGTGCTCATGCGATGGGCTCCTCCCCTGCGGGATCGGTGGATGGTCGCCGGGCGACGGGTCCAGCTTGGCCGGGGGCGGACCGGGGCGGACAGGGGCGAACACGCGGACGCCGTCGCGGTCGTGACTGCCGGTTCTTCTCTGTCGGCGCGGCGCGCGGGTCGGCAGGGTGCTGACAGGCCGAGAACCGGTCTGCCGGTCGGACTGGGCGAACCAGCCGCCCGACCCTCGCCGCACCTGGAAGGAGTCCCACCATGTCGTCGGACGCCCCCGAGAACGTACTGCTGCCCGGCGGGAGGTGGCGGCTGTGGGAGCACTTCGCGCTGCGCGGCCCGGGTTTCCCGGCCGAGGGGGTGCTGCGGATGGCCCCGGCGGGGCTGGCCGAGGCCGCGGACAAGTTCGGGCCCGCGGACACCCTGGCCGGCCCGGACTGGCAGGCGTTCACCGCCGCCCTGGACGAGGCCGCCGTCGCGACCGCGCGGCGGCTCCAGGAGATCGCCGCCGAGCCGCGCTTCCGGGCCGCCGTGGCCTGGCAGAACGCGGCCGTGCTGCGCACCGGCATCGCGCCGTTCCTGAACTGGACGCCGACCGCCGCCGGGCGCACCAGCATGCCGCGCCAGCGTGAGGAGTTGGTCGCCCACTACTGGCAGCGCTTCTGCGTCAAGAACGACACCATCGGCTTCTTCGGCCCGGTCGGCTGGGGGCGCTGGGACCTGTCGACCCGCGGCATCGAGGTCGCCCCCGGGCAGCCCGGCAGCGGCTTCCTGGCCGCCTCGCACGTCTACTTCGCCAGCTGGGGGATCGACGCGCTGGCCAAGTCGCTGGGCGAGGACCCGGAGTTGCTGCTCTGGATGCCGCCGTACCGGGTCTCCTTCATCCGGGTGGTCGACGGGACGGTCCGGGTGCCGGGACGGCCGCCGCAGCAGATCGCCGAGCTGGACCGCCGGGTGCTGCTGCACTGCGACGGTGTGCGCACGGCCGCCGTGATCGCCGCGGAACTGGGCGAGGAGAGCGGCGAGGTGGTCGAGGCGGTGCGCCGGCTGGCCCGCCGGCGCTGGGTGCGCTGGCAGGTGGACGTGCCCGCGAGCACCTATCCGGAGCAGGCGCTGCGCGCCGTGCTGGAGCGGGTCGGTGACGCCGGGCCGCGCGAGCGCGCGCTGGCGCGGCTCCAGGTGCTGGAGCGCGGCCGGGACGCCGTGGCGGCGGCCGGGATGGACGCGCAGGCGCTGACCGCCGCCGTGGCGCGGCTGGAGGCGGACTTCGCGGAACTGACCGCGACCGAGGCGCAGCGCGCCAAGGGCGAGCGGACGGCGCCCTGCCGCAGCCTCGTCTACAGCGACTCGCGCCGGGCCGCCACCGCCACCCTGGGCACCGCGGTGCTGGACGAACTGGGCCCGCTGGAGCTGTGCCTGACCGCGGCGCGCTGGATGACCAACCGCTTCGCCGAGCTGATGGAGGGCCGGATCCGCGAGGCCTGGCAGCGGCTGCGGGAGCGCAACGGCGGCGGCACGGTCGACCTGGGGGCGCTGTGGCTGGAGTGCCTGCCCTCCCCGCACCCGATGGCCAAGGCCGACATCATCGCCGTGCAGGCCGAGTTGTGCGCCAAGTGGGCCCGGATCCTGCAGGTACCCGAGGGCGTGCGCCGGGTGCGGCTGCGCACGGCGGACCTGGCCGCGCGGGTGGCCGAGGAGTTCGGCGAGCCGGGGGCCGGCTGGTCGCTGGCCCGCTACTTCAGCCCGGACCTGCTGGTGCTGGCCGAGAACGCCGAAGCGGTCGCCCGGGGCGACTTCGAGCTGGTGCTCGGCGAGATGCACTGCGCGCTCAACACCATGGGCGCCTCGCTCTTCGTGCACCAGCACCAGGACCGGGCGGAGCTGATCGACGAGACCTCGCGCGACTTCCCCGCACCGCGGCTGCTGCCGATGCTGGCCAAGGAGCTGCCGATCAAGTGGTCGGCACGCAGCCGCCCGTCACTGGACCGCCCGCAGGACTACGTGGTCGCGCTGATCGACCAGACCGGCGATCCGCACCGGCCGCGCACCGTGCTGGGCGCGGACGTCGAGGTGGCCGAGGGCGCGGACGGGCGCCTGGAGGTGGTGCTGCCGGACGGCGCGCGCTTCCCGGTGCTGGACGCCTACGCCAACACGCTGACCCAGAAGGTGATGGACCGGTTCACCATCCGCCCCGAGGGCGACCACACTCCCCGGATCACCGTGGGCAAGATGGTGGTGGCCCGGGAGACCTGGCAGATCCCGGTCGGCGAACTGGCCTTCGCCGAGGAGAAGACCGAGGCCGGCCGGTTCGTCCGGGCCCGGCACTGGCAGCGCGAGCGGGAGCTGCCGCGCTTCGCCTTCGTGGTCTCACCGACCGAGCCGCGCCCGTTCTACGTGGACTTCGACAGCCCCGTCTACGTCACCATCCTGGCGAAGGCCGCCCGCCGGCTGGCCCGCAAGGACCCGCAGGCGCGGCTGAAGATCAGCGAGATGCTGCCCACGCCCGAGCAGGCCTGGCTGACCGACGACGAGGGCAGCGTCTACACCAGCGAGTTGCGGCTGGTGGCCGTGGACCGCAGTGCCGTCCCCGGCGGGGTGGCGTGATGCGCACCTTCGTGGACGAGATCGCGGCCCACGCGGCCGCCGACCCGCGACGGGTGGCGCTCACCGGCCCGGCCGGGGAGCTGAGTTACGGCGAGCTCGCGGCCCGGATCGAGCAGGTGGCGGGTCGGCTGCGGGCGGCGGGGGCCGGGCCGGAGCGGGTCTGCGCGGTGGCGGTGGAGCGCGGCCCGGACGCGGTGGTGGCGATGGCCGCCGTGGTCCGCTCCGGGGCGGCGTTCCTGACCCTCGACGTCGAGCAGCCGCCCGCGCGGCTGGCCGCGCTGGTGCGCAGCGGCGGCGCCGACCTGCTGCTGGCGGCCGACCCGGAGCTGGTGGCCAGGCTGGCGCTGCCGGTGCCGGGAAAACCACTGCTGCTCGATGAATCACCGTCATACGGTGGCGACATGACGCCTTCTCAGGATCTTGACCGGCCAAGTCCCGGTACGCTCGCGTACGTCAGCCACACCTCCGGCACCACCGGCGAGCCCAGTGCGGTGCTGATCGAGCACCGGGGTCTGGACAACTATCTGCGCTTCGTCGCCCGCGACTTCGGCCTGGGGCCGCACACCGTGGCGCTGCAGGTCGCGCCGCTGGGCTACGACGCCTCGATCCGCGACACCTTCGCACCGCTGCTGGCCGGCGGCCGCCTGGTGCTGCTGCCGCGCGGGGACGTGCTGCGCCCGGA contains:
- a CDS encoding class I SAM-dependent methyltransferase — encoded protein: MQAFTDRWVDGFSQLYDNDDLAKISWVTTSVSPALQELVINGTLAPGSRVVDLACGPGVHAIFLAKHGMRVTGIDRSTTALAKARELAGFYAAEVDFLEGDILDTPLPDGCADVVHDSFVFHNVRPEAREAYLDEAARLLAPGGLMVIVGFSDRMSPGSGPIRLTSDDLLEHALPRFRVEELRRFRNLPTAKRPDQWHWLAVLRRR
- a CDS encoding SDR family NAD(P)-dependent oxidoreductase yields the protein MANSLMRFKDRTVLVTGGGRGIGRAVALAFAEEGARVAVLSRTTDQVDAVADELRQTGSDALAVTCDVADPDAVHRAVGEVERGFGAIDVLVNAAGIFAMGPTEDFPTASSRALFDTNVLGTLEMCRAVSTGMLRRGEGRIINFASLLSFTAFPGRAGYAASKGAVLQLTRSLGIEWAAQGIRVNAVAPGMIKIETPHPAVQAGTLDEDAIVRRIPAGRRGRPADITGPVRFLASAEAEYITGQTLVVDGGWLSYGYL
- a CDS encoding MbtH family protein; this translates as MSTVQEPEHLVVLNDEEQYSIWRADRELPAGWRQEGTRGPRQACLDHIDRVWTDMRPLSLRRQMAAAPVG
- a CDS encoding lantibiotic dehydratase, producing MSSDAPENVLLPGGRWRLWEHFALRGPGFPAEGVLRMAPAGLAEAADKFGPADTLAGPDWQAFTAALDEAAVATARRLQEIAAEPRFRAAVAWQNAAVLRTGIAPFLNWTPTAAGRTSMPRQREELVAHYWQRFCVKNDTIGFFGPVGWGRWDLSTRGIEVAPGQPGSGFLAASHVYFASWGIDALAKSLGEDPELLLWMPPYRVSFIRVVDGTVRVPGRPPQQIAELDRRVLLHCDGVRTAAVIAAELGEESGEVVEAVRRLARRRWVRWQVDVPASTYPEQALRAVLERVGDAGPRERALARLQVLERGRDAVAAAGMDAQALTAAVARLEADFAELTATEAQRAKGERTAPCRSLVYSDSRRAATATLGTAVLDELGPLELCLTAARWMTNRFAELMEGRIREAWQRLRERNGGGTVDLGALWLECLPSPHPMAKADIIAVQAELCAKWARILQVPEGVRRVRLRTADLAARVAEEFGEPGAGWSLARYFSPDLLVLAENAEAVARGDFELVLGEMHCALNTMGASLFVHQHQDRAELIDETSRDFPAPRLLPMLAKELPIKWSARSRPSLDRPQDYVVALIDQTGDPHRPRTVLGADVEVAEGADGRLEVVLPDGARFPVLDAYANTLTQKVMDRFTIRPEGDHTPRITVGKMVVARETWQIPVGELAFAEEKTEAGRFVRARHWQRERELPRFAFVVSPTEPRPFYVDFDSPVYVTILAKAARRLARKDPQARLKISEMLPTPEQAWLTDDEGSVYTSELRLVAVDRSAVPGGVA